The Henckelia pumila isolate YLH828 chromosome 2, ASM3356847v2, whole genome shotgun sequence genome includes a window with the following:
- the LOC140880305 gene encoding uncharacterized protein translates to MTKIYGTGVFDFRRHRVAEYPESVDASQPLESDTGPNLSGSITLSEIQRDRLTKIAAANWAVNADSDLKKPFSEELVKEIYYSELTVKGGRKPVPLQRVMILEVSQYLENYLWPNFDPEAASFEHVMSMILMVNEKFRENMAAWICFYNRREMFKAFIERVLRLKEGRVLTVAEKTNYLLFMINAFQSLEDEIVSEKIMRLASLECWHSLSYGCFQMELCLNESLIKKWRRIAKRAKDAAKRGDPFDPTTMVEARFLRNLIEEFLEVLDSEVFPTKQRKDNDLVDIPGMNEGDGASILYCERFMEFLIDLLSQLPTRRLVRPLVADVAVVSKCHLSTLYKHEQGKLFAQLVDLLQYYEGFEIDDQKGRQMTDDEVLQAHYKRLQAFQALAFKKIPKLRELALANIGAIDRRANLAKKLSVLSPEELRDLVCGKLKLISKDDPWSERVDFLIEVMVSFFEKQQSQREAINALPLYPNEQIMWDESLVPSINYSGEGCLALPKLNLQFLTLHDYLLRNFNLFRLESTYEIREDIQEAVPHLLACINNEGETAFRGWSRMAVPIKEFKIAEVKQPNIGEVKPSAVTAEVTFSISSYKAQIRSEWNALKEHDVLFLLSIRPSFEPLSDEEAAKASVLQRLGLQCVRGCEIVEIRDEEGTLMNDFTGRIKRDEWKPPKGELRTVTIALDTAQYHMDVSDMAEKGLEDVYGTFNILMRRKPKENNFKAILESIRDLMNESCIVPDWLHDIFLGYGNPSAAKWTNMPDLLEVVDFKDTFLDAAHVEDSFPNYQVCFTNSDGSLNMQPCPPFRIKFPKNFNGNLHSLSGNEIDKVSSTVSAASADAYSEKEKLLVEAYIPPDPGPYPQDQPKQNSVRFTATQIEAIMSGIQPGLSMVVGPPGTGKTDTAVQVLNVLYHNCPSQRTLIITHSNQALNDLFEKIMERDVPARYLLRLGQGEQELATDLDFSRQGRVNAMLVRRLELLGEVERLARSLQLPEDVAYTCETAGYFWLLHVYSRWELFLAACVENQDKPSCVQDRFPFKEFFNNTPRPIFTGQSFEKDMHAAKGCFRHLQTMFQELEECRAFELLKSTVDRSNYLMTKQAKIVAMTCTHAALKRKDFLHLGFKYDNLLMEESAQILEIETFIPMLLQRQEDGYARLKRCILIGDHHQLPPVVKNMAFQKYSHMDQSLFTRFVRLGIPYIELNAQGRARPSLARLYNWRYKDLGDLRFVRENAIFHKANAGFCYDYQLVNVPDYHGRGETAPSPWFYQNEGEAEYLVSVYMYMRLLGYPANKISILTTYNGQKLLIRDVINRRCVPFDFIGPPHKVTTVDKFQGQQNDFILLSLVRTRFVGHLRDVRRLVVAMSRARLGLYVFCRRSLFEQCYELQPTFQLLLRRPDLLALNLSEVNAFTDRHVEETGPSQLVSGIEEMANIVNYKIHQVYQERLMSHQLNQFPANPEQDFVGIDAQEENGLLNSEISMRAMDIDTHGLANGAGKDILPDGNSNDVSSPETCAKQDGNKQLQKDLNVETDVDMQENDINGVALENNLGESAMDK, encoded by the exons ATGACGAAGATTTACGGTACGGGGGTGTTCGATTTCCGGCGGCACCGGGTGGCGGAGTACCCGGAGTCTGTGGACGCCTCGCAGCCGCTCGAGTCCGACACGGGACCCAACTTGTCTGGTTCCATTACTCTCAGTGAGATTCAAAGGGACCGTTTAACCAAAATAGCGGCTGCCAATTGGGCGGTAAACGCGGACTCAGACCTCAAGAAGCCGTTCAGCGAAGAGCTTGTCAAAGAAATTTACTATTCTGAGTTAACCGTCAAAG GAGGTAGAAAGCCGGTACCATTGCAGAGAGTTATGATATTAGAAGTGAGTCAATACTTGGAGAATTATCTGTGGCCAAACTTTGATCCCGAGGCTGCTTCTTTTGAGCATGTGATGTCAATGATACTTATGGTCAATGAGAAG TTTCGAGAAAACATGGCTGCTTGGATATGCTTTTATAACAGGAGGGAAATGTTTAAAGCATTCATTGAGAGGGTACTTCGCTTGAAAGAG GGAAGAGTCCTAACTGTTGCAGAAAAGACTAATTATCTACTTTTTATGATAAATGCCTTTCAG AGTCTTGAAGACGAAATTGTAAGTGAAAAGATTATGAGATTAGCGAGTCTTGAATGCTGGCATAGCCTTTCATATGGCTGTTTTCAG ATGGAACTTTGTCTCAATGAATCTTTAATCAAGAAATGGAGAAGAATTGCGAAGCGGGCAAAGGATGCAGCTAAACGAGGGGATCCTTTTGATCCCACAACAATGGTAGAAGCAAGATTCTTGCGTAACCTCATCGAGGAGTTTCTGGAA GTGCTTGATTCTGAGGTTTTTCCTACTAAACAGCGAAAGGATAACGATCTGGTTGATATACCTGGGATGAATGAAGGGGATGGCGCCAGTATTTTATATTGTGAGAGGTTTATGGAGTTCCTTATCGATCTGTTGAGCCAACTACCAACTAGGAG ATTAGTCAGGCCACTTGTTGCTGATGTTGCTGTTGTATCCAAATGTCATTTAAGTACTTTGTATAAACATGAACAAGGGAAGCTCTTTGCGCAATTGGTTGACTTACTACAGTACTATGAAGGTTTTGAGATTGATGATCAAAAAGGAAGACAAATGACTGATGATGAAGTCCTTCAAGCTCATTATAAGCGACTTCAGGCTTTTCAAGCTCTTGCATTTAAAAAGATTCCAAAG tTGCGAGAACTTGCATTGGCTAACATCGGCGCTATTGATAGGCGTGCGAACCTGGCAAAAAAGCTCTCAGTACTTTCTCCTGAAGAGCTGAGAGATTTGGTTTGTGGTAAG CTCAAGTTGATATCTAAGGATGATCCATGGTCAGAAAGAGTTGACTTCTTGATAGAAGTCATGGTTTCATTCTTTGAGAAACAACAGTCTCAGCGAGAGGCAATAAATGCTCTCCCACTATATCCAAATGAGCAAATAATGTGGGATGAAAGTCTGGTGCCAAGCATCAACTACTCTGGGGAAGGCTGCTTGGCACTTCCAAAGCTGAATTTACAGTTTTTAACTCTTCATGATTACCTTCTTAGAAATTTCAACCTCTTTCGCCTTGAATCAACCTATGAAATCCGTGAGGATATTCAAGAGGCTGTCCCACACCTTCTCGCTTGCATTAATAATGAAGGGGAAACTGCTTTTCGTGGTTGGTCAAGAATGGCTGTTCCTATTAAAGAATTTAAGATAGCTGAGGTCAAACAACCAAACATTGGGGAGGTTAAGCCATCAGCAGTTACAGCTGAAGTTACTTTCAGCATTTCCAGCTATAAAGCACAGATAAGATCAGAATGGAATGCGCTTAAGGAGCACGATGTTCTATTTCTACTGTCTATCCGCCCTTCATTTGAGCCTCTAAGTGACGAGGAAGCAGCAAAGGCATCTGTTTTGCAGAGGCTTGGTCTTCAGTGTGTGCGTGGATGTGAAATTGTTGAAATACGTGATGAAGAGGGAACTCTCATGAATGATTTTACAGGGAGAATCAAACGTGATGAATGGAAGCCTCCTAAAGGGGAACTAAGAACTGTCACTATTGCACTGGATACAGCACAATATCATATGGATGTTTCTGATATGGCAGAAAAGGGTCTCGAAGATGTGTATGGCACTTTCAACATATTGATGAGGCGGAAACCAAAAGAGAACAATTTCAAAGCAATATTGGAATCCATAAGGGATCTAATGAATGAATCGTGTATTGTTCCTGATTGGTTGCACGACATATTTTTGGGTTACGGAAATCCTTCAGCTGCGAAATGGACTAATATGCCAGACCTCTTGGAAGTGGTGGATTTTAAAGACACCTTCCTTGATGCTGCTCATGTCGAAGATAGTTTTCCAAACTATCAG GTTTGCTTTACAAATTCAGATGGTAGTTTGAACATGCAACCTTGTCCACCCTTCCGCATAAAGTTTCCAAAAAATTTTAATGGCAATCTTCATTCTCTTTCTGGCAATGAGATCGATAAGGTATCTTCAACAGTTTCTGCTGCTTCAGCAGATGCTTATTCTGAAAAAGAGAAGCTTCTAGTTGAGGCTTATATTCCTCCTGATCCAGGTCCGTATCCCCAAGATCAACCGAAGCAGAATTCTGTACGGTTTACTGCCACACAG ATTGAGGCAATCATGTCAGGAATTCAGCCTGGATTAAGTATGGTGGTTGGTCCACCTGGCACGGGAAAAACGGATACAGCTGTGCAAGTATTGAATGTACTTTATCATAATTGCCCTTCTCAGAGAACATTGATAATTACCCATTCAAATCAGGCGTTGAATGATCTTTTTGAAAAGATAATGGAG AGGGATGTGCCTGCTCGTTATCTGCTTCGACTTGGTCAGGGTGAGCAAGAATTGGCAACTGATCTTGACTTCAGTCGCCAAGGTCGCGTGAATGCAATGCTAGTTCGGCGACTAGAACTGCTTGGTGAAGTGGAGCGCCTTGCAAGATCTCTACAACTGCCCGAGGATGTGGCATATACATGTGAAACTGCTGGATACTTCTGGTTGCTTCATGTGTACTCTCGCTGGGAACTATTTTTAGCTGCTTGTGTTGAGAATCAAGACAAGCCGTCATGTGTTCAGGACCGATTTCCTTTCAAGGAGTTCTTCAACAATACTCCTAGGCCAATTTTCACGGGCCAGTCCTTTGAAAAAGACATGCATGCAGCTAAAGGTTGCTTTCGGCACCTGCAAACTATGTTTCAAGAACTTGAAGAGTGTAGAGCATTCGAGTTGCTCAAGTCAACTGTTGATAGATCTAATTACCTGATGACCAAGCAGGCAAAAATAGTGGCAATGACTTGCACCCATGCGGCTCTTAAAAGGAAAGATTTTCTGCATCTGGGATTTAAATATGATAACTTGTTGATGGAAGAAAGTGCTCAAATCTTGGAGATCGAAACTTTTATTCCAATGTTGCTCCAAAGGCAGGAAGATGGCTATGCTAGGCTTAAACGTTGCATATTGATAGGTGACCATCACCAACTGCCTCCAGTTGTGAAAAATATGGCGTTCCAGAAGTACAGCCATATGGATCAAAGTCTATTCACTAGATTTGTGCGTCTTGGAATTCCATATATTGAGCTCAATGCACAGGGCAGAGCTAGGCCAAGTTTAGCTAGACTTTACAATTGGAGATATAAAGACCTTGGTGATCTTCGGTTTGTGAGAGAGAATGCTATCTTCCATAAAGCAAATGCTGGATTCTGTTATGACTATCAGTTGGTGAATGTTCCTGATTACCATGGGAGGGGCGAGACTGCTCCATCACCTTGGTTCTATCAAAATGAAGGAGAGGCTGAATATCTTGTAAGCGTGTATATGTACATGCGATTACTTGGGTATCCAGCTAACAAAATATCCATATTGACTACATACAATGGTCAGAAACTTTTAATTCGTGATGTTATCAACAGAAGATGTGTCCCATTTGACTTCATCGGTCCACCTCACAAG GTGACCACTGTCGACAAGTTTCAAGGACAGCaaaatgattttatcttgttatctcTTGTTCGTACTCGCTTTGTGGGCCACCTTCGTGATGTGAGAAGATTGGTGGTTGCAATGTCTCGTGCTCGATTAGGGCTTTACGTTTTCTGCCGGCGTTCGCTGTTTGAACAATGTTATGAATTGCAACCTACATTTCAGCTTCTTCTTCGGAGGCCTGATCTTCTTGCATTAAACCTAAGTGAGGTTAATGCATTCACTGATCGGCATGTTGAAGAAACAGGTCCAAGCCAGCTTGTTAGTGGAATTGAAGAGATGGCCAACATTGTAAATTACAAGATACATCAGGTCTATCAG GAACGATTAATGAGTCACCAGTTAAATCAATTTCCTGCCAACCCAGAGCAAGACTTTGTGGGCATTGATGCGCAAGAAGAAAATGGACTGCTGAATTCAGAAATCTCCATGCGTGCAATGGATATAGATACCCATGGTTTGGCAAATGGGGCTGGCAAAGATATTCTACCTGATGGCAATTCAAATGATGTATCAAGTCCAGAAACTTGTGCGAAACAGGATGGAAATAAGCAGTTACAGAAAGATTTAAATGTAGAAACTGACGTGGATATGCAAGAAAATGATATAAATGGAGTAGCACTTGAAAACAATCTTGGTGAGAGCGCGATGGATAAGTAG